One genomic window of Flavobacteriales bacterium includes the following:
- the aroF gene encoding 3-deoxy-7-phosphoheptulonate synthase, with amino-acid sequence MIIQLQPDITESQLTGILAKVKEISYKPTEVKTQQGRYLVCIGKKEFDIRAVGKMPGVKDIHRVSDGYKLVSRKWKVHSTTIDLGDGVKIGGGDFSIMAGPCSIESEEQVEKVVQHLVANGIRIMRGGVYKPRSSPYAFRGLGLDGLKMWHSIASKHGIKIITEVMQVSQVEDMYPYIDIYQVGARNSQNFNLLDALGEVDKPVLIKRGMSGTIDELLQSAEYIFSNGNERLLLCERGIRTFENAYRNTFDINAIPVLKEKSHLPVIADPSHGVGVRAYVPAIALASVAAHADGVIYEVHEKPEEALSDGQQTLNFEESERLVKGMEVLLGAEV; translated from the coding sequence ATGATCATCCAACTACAACCTGATATCACCGAATCACAACTGACAGGCATTCTGGCAAAGGTGAAGGAGATATCTTATAAACCCACTGAAGTAAAAACACAGCAGGGGCGTTACCTCGTGTGCATCGGAAAAAAGGAATTCGATATCCGGGCTGTGGGAAAAATGCCGGGAGTGAAAGACATTCATCGCGTATCGGATGGTTACAAACTGGTATCCCGGAAATGGAAGGTGCATTCCACCACCATAGACCTTGGGGATGGCGTGAAGATCGGGGGCGGTGATTTCTCGATCATGGCAGGTCCATGCTCTATTGAAAGTGAAGAGCAGGTGGAAAAAGTGGTACAACACCTTGTGGCCAATGGCATCCGTATCATGCGCGGAGGTGTTTATAAACCGCGCAGCTCACCATATGCCTTTCGCGGTCTGGGCCTGGATGGATTGAAGATGTGGCATTCGATCGCGTCAAAACATGGCATCAAGATCATTACGGAAGTGATGCAAGTGAGCCAGGTAGAGGATATGTATCCATACATCGATATCTACCAGGTGGGTGCAAGAAACAGCCAGAACTTCAATTTGCTGGATGCCCTTGGGGAAGTTGATAAGCCAGTACTGATCAAGCGTGGCATGTCAGGAACCATTGATGAACTGTTGCAATCCGCCGAGTACATTTTCTCCAATGGGAATGAACGCCTGCTTTTGTGCGAACGCGGCATACGTACCTTTGAAAATGCTTACCGGAATACTTTTGACATCAATGCCATCCCGGTTTTGAAAGAAAAATCCCACTTGCCCGTTATCGCTGATCCGTCGCACGGTGTTGGCGTGCGTGCTTATGTTCCTGCCATCGCCCTGGCAAGTGTGGCGGCACATGCGGATGGGGTGATCTATGAAGTCCATGA